A single window of Callithrix jacchus isolate 240 chromosome 6, calJac240_pri, whole genome shotgun sequence DNA harbors:
- the CXCR1 gene encoding C-X-C chemokine receptor type 1, whose translation MSETEGNMWNITDPSMWLDDYLLNFTGEPPLEGDYSPCVVETETLNKYVVIITYALVFLLSLLGNSLVMLVILYSRVSRSVTDVYLLNLALADLLFALTLPIWAASKVNGWIFGTPLCKVVSLLKEVNFYSGILLLACISVDRYLAIVHATRTLTQKRHLVKFVCLSCWGLSLILSLPFFLFREAYRPNNSSPVCYEVLGNDTAKWRMVLRILPHTFGFIVPLLVMLFCYGFTLCTLFKAHMGQKQRAMRVIFAVVLIFLLCWLPYHLVLLTDTLMRTQMIKETCQRRNDIDRALDATEILGFFHSCLNPIIYAFIGQNFRHGFLKILAMHGLVSKEFLARHHVTSYTSSSVNVSSNL comes from the coding sequence ATGTCTGAAACTGAAGGGAACATGTGGAATATTACAGACCCATCGATGTGGCTTGATGACTACCTTTTAAATTTCACTGGCGAGCCACCTCTAGAAGGAGATTACAGCCCCTGTGTGGTAGAGACTGAGACACTCAACAAGTATGTTGTCATCATCACCTATGCCCTAGTGTTCCTGCTGAGCCTGCTGGGAAATTCCTTGGTGATGCTGGTCATCTTATACAGTAGGGTCAGCCGCTCTGTCACCGATGTCTACCTGCTGAACCTGGCCTTAGCCGACCTGCTCTTTGCCCTGACCTTGCCCATCTGGGCTGCCTCCAAGGTGAATGGCTGGATTTTTGGCACACCCCTGTGCAAGGTGGTCTCACTCTTGAAGGAAGTCAACTTCTACAGTGGCATCTTGCTACTGGCCTGCATCAGCGTGGACCGTTACCTGGCCATTGTCCATGCCACACGCACACTGACCCAGAAGCGTCACTTGGTCAAGTTTGTTTGTCTGAGCTGTTGGGGACTGTCTCTGATTCTGtccctgcctttcttccttttccgCGAAGCCTATCGTCCAAACAATTCCAGTCCAGTTTGCTATGAGGTCCTGGGAAATGACACAGCAAAATGGCGGATGGTGCTGCGGATCCTGCCCCACACCTTCGGCTTCATTGTGCCGCTGCTGGTCATGCTGTTCTGCTACGGATTCACCCTGTGCACGCTGTTTAAGGCCCACATGGGGCAGAAGCAGCGGGCCATGCGTGTCATCTTTGCTGTGGTCCTCATcttcctgctctgctggctgCCCTACCACCTGGTCCTGCTCACAGACACCCTCATGAGGACCCAGATGATCAAGGAGACCTGTCAGCGCCGCAACGACATCGACCGGGCCCTGGATGCCACCGAGATTCTGGGATTCTTCCACAGCTGCCTCAACCCCATCATCTACGCCTTCATCGGCCAAAATTTTCGTCATGGATTCCTCAAGATCCTGGCCATGCATGGCCTTGTCAGCAAGGAGTTCTTGGCACGTCATCACGTTACCTCTTACACTTCTTCCTCTGTCAATGTCTCTTCCAACCTCTAA